The following is a genomic window from Tindallia californiensis.
CCACCTTCTTCTTTTTTCAATACGTATACTTCGGCTTTGAATTTTGTGTGTGGATTGATGCTTCCTGTCTTAGCTAGTACTTGTCCTCTTTCGATTTCATCTCGTTGGATTCCTCGTAGCAATAGTCCAATGTTGTCTCCTGCTTGTGCAAAGTCTAACAGTTTTCTAAACATTTCTACTCCGGTTACTACTAGCTTGCGTGGTTCTTCTGACAAGCCTACTAATTGTACTTCTTCTTGTACTTTTACAGTTCCTCTTTCTACTCGGCCTGTTGCTACGGTTCCTCGTCCGGTGATGGAGAATACGTCTTCTACTGGCATTAGGAAGGGTTTGTCTACATCTCTTTCTGGCTCTGGGATGTATTCGTCTACTTCCTTAAACATTTCTACAATGTGCTCTGCCCACTCGCCGTCTGGATCTTCTAATGCTTTCAGGGCGCTTCCTTTGAAGATCGGTGTGTCGTCTCCTGGGAAGTCGTATTCGTTTAATAGGTCGCGAATTTCCAATTCTACCAGTTCCAGTAGTTCTTCGTCATCTACCATGTCGCATTTGTTCATGAAGACTACAATGTACGGTACTCCTACTTGTCGGGATAATAGGATGTGTTCTCTGGTTTGTGGCATTGGTCCGTCGGCGGCTGATACTACTAGGATCGCTCCGTCCATTTGTGCTGCTCCGGTGATCATGTTCTTTACGTAATCCGCATGCCCCGGGCAGTCTACGTGTGCATAATGTCTTCCTTCTGTCTCATACTCTACGTGCGCTGTTGAAATGGTGATTCCTCTTTCTCTTTCTTCTGGTGCTTTGTCAATCATGTCAAAGGCTACGGCGGCTCCTGTTCCAAATCTCTTGTTCAGTACGCAGGTGATCGCTGCTGTTAACGTAGTTTTACCATGGTCTACGTGCCCTATTGTTCCTATGTTTACGTGTGTTTTACTTCTT
Proteins encoded in this region:
- the tuf gene encoding elongation factor Tu, with amino-acid sequence MAKEKFERSKTHVNIGTIGHVDHGKTTLTAAITCVLNKRFGTGAAVAFDMIDKAPEERERGITISTAHVEYETEGRHYAHVDCPGHADYVKNMITGAAQMDGAILVVSAADGPMPQTREHILLSRQVGVPYIVVFMNKCDMVDDEELLELVELEIRDLLNEYDFPGDDTPIFKGSALKALEDPDGEWAEHIVEMFKEVDEYIPEPERDVDKPFLMPVEDVFSITGRGTVATGRVERGTVKVQEEVQLVGLSEEPRKLVVTGVEMFRKLLDFAQAGDNIGLLLRGIQRDEIERGQVLAKTGSINPHTKFKAEVYVLKKEEGG